The window GCACATGCCGCCTTCAAAGTCAAAAAGACCCGGAGCATCTATCAGATTAATTTTATGATTCTTCCATTCCAGAGGGGCCACCGCAGTGGTCACAGTGATTTTCCTTTTCACTTCTTCCGGATCAAAGTCACACACGGTGTTTCCTTCGCCGACCTTGCCAAAACGATCGGTCGCGCCGGACAAATACAGCATAGCCTCTGCGATGCTGGTTTTTCCAGAGCCGCTGTGTCCCGCAATTGCAATGTTGAGAATATTTTTTGCATAATACTGTTTCATGATTGATACTCCTTTCAGGGATTGATTGTTACAACCATACAATTGTTCAACCAAATTTACGATAATTATAGCGTGTTTTTACAATGATTACAATCCTATAATTGCTAAAATTTCATTTTTTCATATCAAAATTCCTCTGGTGGGGCTCCATTGTGACGCACACACTAGAACGCACGGCGCTCGGTGATAAAAACAAAAAAGCCCGCCCGGAAAACCGGACGGACTTTTTTATATGGGAACGAACTATTTATGCTTTGCCCGCGCAGCCGAGAACGGCGACGATTTTGTGCTCAACCATTTCCTTAATAGCTGTGCGCGCAGGGGTAAGATATTGCCTTGGGTCAAAATGGGACGGATTTTCCGCTAAATATTTGCGGACGCTCGCCGTCATGGCAAGGCGCAGGTCGGAGTCAATGTTGATCTTGCAGACGGCCATCTTCGAGGCTTCAAGGAGCATTTCTTCCGGAATGCCGATCGCGTCCGGCATTTGTCCGCCAAACTGGTTGATCTGTTTCACAAACTCCGGAATAACAGAGGAAGCGCCGTGCAGAACGATCGGGAATCCCGGCAGACGGTCGGAAACCTCCTGCAAAATATCAAGGCGGAGCCTCGGCTTCTGGCCGGGTTTGAATTTGTATGCGCCATGGCTTGTACCGATTGCGATCGCAAGGGAATCCACGCCAGTGCGCGTGACAAAATCCTGTACTTCTTCAGGATCGGTAAACTGCGCATTGTCGTCTTCGACCTTTACGTCGTCTTCCACACCGGCCAGCTTGCCAAGTTCGGCTTCAACGGTTACATTATATTTATGCGCATACTCAACGACTTTGCGGGCTTCTTCCACATTTTCCTCGTAAGGCTTGGAAGAACCGTCAAACATAACGGAGGTAAATCCGCCGTCAATACAGTCCTTGCACAGTTCATAGGAAGAACCGTGGTCAAGGTGCAGCGAAATCGGAATATCCGGGCTTTCTATAACAGCGGCTTCAACCAGCTTGATCAAATATGTGTGATTGGCATATTTGCGCGCGCCCGCGGAAACCTGAAGAATAACCGGAGCCTTCAGTTCCTGGCAGGCTTCGGTAATGCCCTGAACGATCTCCATATTATTGACATTGAACGCACCGACGGCATATCCGCCGGCATAGGCTTTTTTGAACATTTCAACTGTATTTACTAATGGCATGGTAATGAACCTCCCAATTTATTGTTATCAATATTATATCCTAAAATTCGGAAAAGTGAAAGATAAATTTAACAAATCGCGAATTTCTGTCACCATTGAAAACAGGCACAATTGATTAATGATCCGTTTCAAACAGGTTCGGATTGTTCCGGCTGTAATGAAAAATGTACTGCTGCGCGATTCCGGCATACCGGCCGAAGCTCTCCGGTTCTCTGCCGGGAAACAGCGTGTGCATCGCACGTTTCATCCAAACATCCATCGGGAACGCCTCCAGACGGTGCAGCCCGTAAAGCAGGGTGCAGTCAGCCACCTTTGGCCCCACTCCGTGAATCGTCATGAGCCGGTCACGGGCGTCGGCCAGCGGCACGGTTTTGAGCACTTCAAGGTCAATTTCACCCATTGCCACCTTCTGCGCTGCGCTGAGTATGTATTTCGCCCGGAACCCGCTGCGGATATCCGCAAGGTCCGTTTCACACAGCCGGGCAGTATTTTCAGCTTTCGGAAAGGCAAAATAGCCGTCCCCGATTTCCTGACCGAACTTCGCGCAAAACCGCGACACAATTCCTTTGATTCTGGGAATATTGTTGTTCTGCGAAAAGATAAACGAACAAAGCGCTTCCCACGGCTCCTGGTTCAGAATTCTCATTCCGGGCGCAAACTTCGCCGCTTTTGCAAGGGTGGCGTCTCCCGCCGACAAATCGTCGCGAATTTTACCGTAATCGAGCGGCAGGTCGAAATAATTCCGCCAAAAGGCGTCAAGCAGCACCTGTTCCCTGTTTTCCTCCGAAATATTCAGAATGCGCCCGAAAGCGACGCCTGTGTAAGAGCCGTCGGCCTGCTTCTCCCAGCGGAAGCACTGCCCGCAGTCAAGCGTCTGCGCCAAATCAAAGCTGTCTGTCCGATGCACCATATGGTTCCGACCTTCTCTCCGTCCAATATCATTTACAGTTCATGCACTGTATGATTGCTGCCTATATTATATCATAGTTAAGTAAAGGTTAGAATACTGATTGTTTTCAAAGATTTTGAGATTAAGTTGACATAATTATATATACATTTCCTATGCACAACTTGAAAATCGGGGCAGTCTCCACACTTATCAACATTTTCAACCGAGTTTTCAACAGAGAAAGCCGAGTATTCCACGGTGTTATGTAAACCACTGCAAATACTTAGTGTATAAATGGCTCTGTGCCTTGCTAGAAGCGACGTATATTCCAAATTATCATTGTATGGACACGCAAAAGCAAAAGACAGTTCAATTTTTTTTGGCGCTTCCAGACGGGGCGGAATATGGATTTTCTGAGTACGAAAAATTAATTTATGGCAAATTATACAAAATTGCAAATATTGATTATTAACTTTTGGCATCATTTGTGTGTGCCAAATCTGTTTTTGTTTCTCTTGAGAAAGTATCGTCCTCCGGCTTATAATCAAAGCAGAAATATTTCGGAACTATTGTTGAAAGGCGGAGTAAATAATGAAAGAAAAAATTCAAAGCTTCGGCAGGTTCCTGAGCGGAATGGTCATGCCGAATATTGGTGCCTTCATTGCATGGGGCCTGATCACGGCAATGTTCATCAAAACAGGGTGGACGCCAAACGACAAGCTGGCAACCCTAGTAGACCCGATGCTCAAGTACCTGCTTCCCCTGCTCATCGGCTACACGGGCGGCCGCATGGTCGGCGGGCAGAGAGGTGCCGTGGTCGGCGCCATTGCTTCTATCGGCGTAATCATCGGCGCGGACATTCCGATGTTTCTCGGCGTGATGATTATGGGCCCTCTGGGCGGTTACATAATCAAGCAGTTCGACAAACTGATTCAGGGAAAAGTGAAGGCGGGATTTGAAATGCTCGTCGACAACTTTTCAGCCGGCATCATCGGCGGCATCCTAGCGATTATCTCGTTTCTGCTGATTAATCCCCTGTGCGTGGCTCTGACAGCCGGTATGGCCGCGGGTGTTGATTTCTTTGTAAAAGCGGGCCTGCTGCCGCTGGCACAGATCTTCATCGAGCCTGCAAAGGTTCTGTTCCTCAACAACGCGATCAACCACGGCATCCTGACCCCGCTCGGAATTGAGCAGGCAGGCCAAATGGGCAAGTCCATCTTCTTTATGCTGGAAGCAAATCCGGGCCCGGGCCTTGGGCTGCTGCTTGCATACTGCATTGCCGGAAAAGGCTCTGCGAAGAGTTCCGCTCCCGGTGCTGTGATTATTCATTTCCTCGGCGGTATCCATGAAATTTATTTCCCGTATGTTATGATGAACCCGATTCTTATCCTCGCGGTTATTGCCGGCGGCATCACCGGATCTTTCGTAGAGGGAATCCTGGGTGCCGGCCTTGTTGCCGCGGCATCCCCGGGCAGCATTATCGCCTTCCTTCTGATGACCCCGAGAGGCGGATTTGCGGGCACCATTCTCGGCGTAACGTGCGCCGCGGCGGTCAGCTTTGCCGTATCGTTCGTCCTCTTGAAGGCAACCGCTAAAGAGGAAGACGGTCTTGAAGAAGCCAAAGACAAAGTCAAAGCAATGAAAGGCGGAAATTTCGGGAAAAAACCAGCCGTCCTTCGCAAGGTAAACGTCAGCAAAATCGTATTTGCCTGCGACGCCGGCATGGGTTCCAGCGCAATGGGCGCAACGGTTCTCGGCAAAAAAATCAGAGAAGCCGGACTGGACATTCAGGTGGTTCATTCCTCCATCGAAGATATTCCCCGTGACGCACAGATTGTTGTTACACACCATGAGCTGATGGCAAGGGTACAGAAAGCCGTGCCGAACGCTCAGCTTATTACCATTACCAACTTTATGGCGGCGCCGGAGTATGACGAGCTTGTAAATCAGCTGGGCAGTCTTGCTTCGGTAATATAACAAAGAAATCCGGTCAGAATCCGTACAGAAACACTGTATACGAAGCGGATAAAAGATAGTAACATTGAGTATCAGGAGGGGTTGCAAATGACTTTTACACCGCGTTTAAATCATTTGTTCCGTATTTTATTGAAAAATACGGAGCCCGTTTCTGTAAGCGAGCTTGCTTCCCTGCTGAACACCAGCAAACGGACGCTTTTCCGCGACATGGAAAACGTTGATTCCCTGCTTCGTTCCTTTAATCTGAGGATTAACGCGAAGTCGGGAGTGGGAATTCGGCTTGAAGGAAGCGAAAACGACAGAGCAAACCTTGCCCAGGTGCTGCTCAGTGCAGATGAACCGGAATCCATGGACAAGGAAAACCGAAGAAAACGGCTAGTTTTGGAAATTCTGAAAAATCAAAGCGTACAAAAGCTGTACTATTACTCGAATCTGTTCAAAGTAAGTGAAGGAACCATCAGCAATGACATGGACGTCATTGCTGACTGGTTCAAAAAAAATGATTTGGATTTGTCCCGGCGACAGGGATACGGTGTTGCTTTGGACGGCACCGAAGAAGCCTACCGCCGGGCACTCTCCCAATTTATCTATGAAAATATCAGCCGGGATGAATTCTGGGAAGCATCTGCCGGTGCCGATGGAAAATCGGCTGAAAAGATAGATATTTACCCCCTGTTGGATATCAAAATTTTCAATCAGGTGGTTGCCGCTCTGAAAACAATTCCAAGCAAAAAACTGGAAAGGATGACAGAATCCTCCCGGATCAGGCTTGTAATCTACCTTTCCATTGCGGTGAAAAGAATTATCAAGCAGAAAACAATCTCCATGGAAACCGACACCATTCAAAAGCTGAAAGCAGATGAGGACTACACGCTCACCGACACCATTGCGAACAAACTGGAACAGTCGTTCCAGTTCAAGATCTGCGATGAGGAACGGGCGTATATTTTCATCAACATTAAAAGCGCAAAACAAAAATATATCGATAAAACGCAGGATGACGATTTTTACATCGATCATTATGAGCTGATTCGCATGATTTACCGGATGATTGACCGGTTTGACCCGGAAATCGCCGAAGAACTGAAAACGGATGAAGTTCTTTTAAGCGGCCTCATCGTCCATCTGGATCCGACTCTGATTCGGCTCAAGCACAATATGGCAATCCAAAACAACATGCTGGAGCAAATCCGGAACATGTATCCGGATATTTTTGAGAAAAGCAAAAATGCGGCGCAGGTGATTTGGGAAAGCTGCGGCTTTGCGGTGCCTGACACGGAAACAGGATACCTTGCAACCCACTTCGGCGCGGCGGTTATGCGCCTGAAAGAGAGAAAAATACGGCGCAAGGTTGTCAGCATCGGCGTTGTCTGCGCGAGCGGAATCGGCATTTCCTATTTGATGTCCTCCCGGATCAAAAATACATTCAAAGCGGACGTTCTTGTGAGGACCTACGCGCAGGAAGATTTAGCCGCGGGTTCCCTGTCGGATATCGACATTCTTGTTTCTTCATTCCCGCTCAAAGATTTTCCCTGCTCCTATCTGTTGGTCAGCCCCCTGCCCACAGAGGAAGATCTGGAAAAAATCCGGAAAGAGATCAATCGCTGTGCCTACGTGGAAACAGGCCAGATTCCGGCCGAAAGAAAAAGCGGGGATTTTGCCAGTCAGCTGCATGAAACCTGGGATATGGCGGAAAGCATCCAGTCCGTGCTTACGCAGTTTGAAGTGTCCTACATAGATGAGAACACGAATTTTGCAGAACTGGTCGAACAGGCGAGCCGGCGTTTCGGGATTAGCAATGAAGCCCGCGGTATGATCTTCAGCGATTTGCTGGCAAGGGAGAAAATCAGTTCACAAGTGGTTGAGAGCTATCAGTTTGCTTTGCTTCACGCGAAAACCGGCGGCGTAATAAAACCTGTGTTTGCAGTCATCCTTCCCAATCATCCCCCTTTCAGCAGCGAATACCTGAAGGGAGCCGAGCTGGCGGTTATTATGCTGATTCCCAAAGGCTCCGAAGGCAAACAGCACAGTCAGATGATGGGAAAGCTCAGCAGCGCGCTGATTGAAGACGAAGACTTTCTGATTGCGCTTAAATCCGGAGACCGGGAGGCCTCCTACACAAAAATACAGGAGATTCTGGAGGGGTACTTTGCTCAGAAAATCAAAGAACTCTACCCATGAATCCATTCATAAAGTCCACAACCAAAGGAGGTGGTACGCATTGTTTTTTAAAAAAAGCGCAAAAAAGCCGGAACTTCTGATGAAACGGAACATCGTTTTAAACTGCGTCGCCCAAAACAAGGAGGATGCGATCCGGCGCGCGGGCCAGCTGCTTTTTGACAGCGGCTACGTATCCGAACCCTACATCGGCGGCATGCTTGCAAGGGAGAAGAAACTCTCGACCTGTATTGGGAACAGCATTTCCATTCCCCACGGAGAAAGCGAAGTGAGAAAGGAAATTCTTTTTTCCGGGCTGGTAGTCATGGTGTATCCAGAGGGGATTTCCTGGGACAGCGAGACTGTCTATCTGGTCGTCGGTATTGCTGCCATTGGCGACGAGCATCTGGAAATTTTAAGGAATATTGTTGAGAAGCTGGATACGCAGGAGGCTGTGGAAGCCCTTGTACAGAGCGAAAATGTGGATAAAATTTACAATTTATTCAGCGGCTGCTGAATTGCGGCAGACGATAGAACGACCGTCCATTGCAGAATGGAGAAAGGAACTACTATGAAGACGAAAGCAGTCAGGATGTATGGAGCAGATGATCTGAGGCTTAAAGAATTTGAGCTTCCTGAAATAAAAGACGACGAAATACTGGTCAAGGTTGTCAGCGACAGTATTTGCATGTCTACCTATAAACTGGTCAAGCAGGGAAAAAAGCACAAGCGTGCGCCGCAGAACATTGACACGAACCCTGTGATCATCGGGCATGAATTTGCGGGCGATATCGTAAAGGTAGGGGCAAAATGGCAGTCCGAATTCAAAGCGGGCGAAAAATTTGCACAGCAGCCCGCGCTGAATTACAAGGGCAGCCTGAATTCCCCCGGCTATTCCTATGAGTATTTTGGCGGGGACTGCACCTACTGCATCATCCCCCACGAGGTGATGGAGCTTGGCTGCCTGCTGCACTACAGCGGCCCCAGCTATTTTGAAGCTTCGCTCGGTGAGCCGATGTCCTGCATTATCGGCGGATTCCATTCCAATTACCACACCAACAAGCTTAACTATGACCATGCCTCCGGCGTAAAAGAAAACGGAACGGTTCTGATCGTGGGCGGCGCGGGTCCCATGGGCCTCGGTGCGGTGGAATACGCAATCTGCCTTGAAAAAAAGCCGCAGCTGGTCGTCGTGACCGACGTCAGTGAAGACCGGATTTCCCGCGCAGAAAAAGTCGTTCCCGTTTCAAAGGCGGCAGGTCTGGGAGTAACCTTAAAATACGTCAATCCCGAAAAGCTTGAAAATCAGTTTGAGGATCTCAAAGCACTGACCGGCGGCACCGGTTTCGACGACATCTTCGTAATGGCGCCCATCCGCCCCCTTGTAGAACTGGCAGACAGCCTGCTTGCTTTTGACGGCTGCTTAAACTTTTTCGCCGGCCCTACGGATAACAAATTTTCCGCAAGCATCAATATGTACAATACGCATTATATCAGCACCCATATCATGGGTTCCACCGGCGGAAATACGGCTGATCTGATCGAAGCGCTCGACCTGTCCGCTTCCGGGGAAATCAATCCGTCCGTCATGGTCACACATGTGGGCGGAATCGACTGTGTCGCCGATACAACAGAAAATCTTCCGTCCATTCCCGGCGGTAAAAAACTCATCTATACGCATATCAGCATGCCGCTGACCGCCATTGAGGACTTCAGGGTTCTGGGCGAAAAGGATGATCTGTTTAAAAAGCTGGCCGACAGCTGTGAAAAGCATAACGGTCTGTGGAACAGCGAAGCGGAACATATTCTGTTTGAACATTACGGATTGAACGACTGAAAACTGATCAATATGACTTAGAATGTCAGGCGTCGAGAAATCGTGCAAGACAAGGCGGCAAGCGCCGCAAATGAGGGAGCATGCTTTTTGCATGTGACCGAAATTTGCAAGCGTAGCCAACGCAGTAAACAAAATTGTAAAACAATTTTGCGGTTGCGCGATTTTATCGACTGCCTGAGACTGCGGGGGTGCACACCATTGATTTATACCGTAACATTTAACCCGGCGCTGGATTACATTACAGAAGTTTCGAATTTCCGCGAAGGGGAGATCAACCGGAGCAGCGGTGAAAAAATTCTGAGCGGCGGAAAAGGAATCAACGTTTCCATTGTACTGAAAAATCTTGGTTTGAACAGCACGGCGCTTGGATTCATCGCTGGTTTTACCGGCGATGAAATTGAAAGAGGCGTGCGTGCCTTCGGCTGTGAAACCAAATTCATCCGGCTGGACGGCGGGATGTCCCGTATTAATCTGAAAATCCGCTCCGAGCGTGAAACAGCGGTAAACGGCAGCGGCCCGCGCATTCCGCAGGAAAAAGTCGGTGAACTGTTTTTACAGCTCAGCAACCTTTCCGACGGAGATATTCTCGTTCTTGCGGGCAGCATTCCCTCCTCACTGCCGGAGAACACCTACGAAACCATCATGGAGCGGCTTCAAAACAAGAAAATCCGCATTGTGGTGGACGCCACGGGACAGCTGCTTTTAAACGTGTTGAAGTTCCGGCCGTTCCTCATTAAACCCAACCGGGAGGAACTGGAGGAAATCATCGGCGAACCGCTGAACGGCACCGATAAAATTGTGCGTGCCTGCAAAAAGCTTCAGACACTTGGCGCGTGCAATATTCTCGTGTCCATGGGCGGCGACGGCGCAATTCTTCTCAGTGAAGAAGGCAGCGTTTACCAAAGCGCGGCCCCAAAGGGTAAAGTAGTCAACACCGTTGGCGCCGGCGATTCCATGGTGGCCGGTTTTCTTGCCGGATACCTGAAAAGCGCCAATCTGCTCGAAGCCTTCCAAACGGGAATTGCCGCGGGAAGCGCCAGCGCTTTTTCCGAAAATCTGGCAACCGGAAAGGAAGTCGCCGCTCTGCTTAAAACAATAAAGGGGTGAATTTAATGAAAGAGTTTCGTTATGTCATTCAGGATAACGAAGGAATCCATGCCCGGCCTGCCGGCCTTTTGGTGCTGGAAGCACAAAAACACAGTTCGGAAGTCACGATTGCAAAAAGCAATAAAACAGGAAATGCCAAAAAACTTTTCTCCGTCATGAGCCTCGCCGCCAAAAAGGGTGAGGAAGTCACCGTTACTGTGGAAGGGTCGGATGAAGAGCAGACTGTCAAAATTATGCAGGCCTTTTTTAAGCAGAATTTATAAGATTATAAGATTTCATGATGATACATCTCCATCTCACGCACAATTTTTTCCATCTGGAAAGGCTGTTGCAAATGTGGTAACATTTGCAACAGCCTCTTCCTTTTTATTTTGACGTATTCGCAATTTGCCCGGCGGATATTACAATTTGACGGTTTTGTATTCTGTATGTGCCGCTCTGCACATAGATGAGTGTGGGAACCTGCAAATAATGCTCCCAGCCCCGCCCCTTTAATTCCGTTTTTACGACGCCGTACTGATTTCCCCTTGCCTCAATCACTTCGCCCCCGCCGACATAAACGCCGACATGTCCGTCCTTCTGAACCGCCAGACCCGGCGTATCGGGCATCTCGGAAATATTGCCTTTTATTTTGGCAAGGTCTAAAAGGCCGTTTGCCGTGCAGTCCGGCAGGACATCCGGCTGCTTTGCCGAGATGGTTCCCGTTGATTCATCCAGCCAGCAATACGCCTTAATCAGGCCGCCGCAGTCAAATGCAGGTCTTCCTCCAAAATTCAGATAGATGGAATTTACCTGCGCCCCTGTCAGATTCGCCCGCTCGATTCGGCTAAATCGGGTTTGCTGCTGCTGTAAAAACGGCAGGACAATCGCCTGCCCCACCGCGCCGTAAACATATCCGCTTTTGCAGCTCAGCGCGTTCCACGCAAAATTGGCAAGACCGATATTGTTTTTCAGTCCGTCCCCGCTTTTCAAATTTTTTTGCAACAGGGAAACAGAATCAACATAGCCGGGTACCAAATCCGCGCAAAGGGCAACGATTGAATGCCTTTGTGCATTGTTGACCGCAATGCCGAATTCCGCCTCAATCCGGTCAAAGATTTCCTCCGTGCCCGTCAAGGGTACCGCCGCATCTTTTTCATCCGTGTAAAAACAGTTCACAAGGCGGCTTCTCACCTTATTTTTATCGGAATCCCGGCTGTTGTCGAACAGCGTAATGTATGCGGCGTAAAGCAGCTTTGTGTTGATC of the uncultured Caproiciproducens sp. genome contains:
- the fba gene encoding class II fructose-1,6-bisphosphate aldolase encodes the protein MPLVNTVEMFKKAYAGGYAVGAFNVNNMEIVQGITEACQELKAPVILQVSAGARKYANHTYLIKLVEAAVIESPDIPISLHLDHGSSYELCKDCIDGGFTSVMFDGSSKPYEENVEEARKVVEYAHKYNVTVEAELGKLAGVEDDVKVEDDNAQFTDPEEVQDFVTRTGVDSLAIAIGTSHGAYKFKPGQKPRLRLDILQEVSDRLPGFPIVLHGASSVIPEFVKQINQFGGQMPDAIGIPEEMLLEASKMAVCKINIDSDLRLAMTASVRKYLAENPSHFDPRQYLTPARTAIKEMVEHKIVAVLGCAGKA
- the pfkB gene encoding 1-phosphofructokinase, which translates into the protein MIYTVTFNPALDYITEVSNFREGEINRSSGEKILSGGKGINVSIVLKNLGLNSTALGFIAGFTGDEIERGVRAFGCETKFIRLDGGMSRINLKIRSERETAVNGSGPRIPQEKVGELFLQLSNLSDGDILVLAGSIPSSLPENTYETIMERLQNKKIRIVVDATGQLLLNVLKFRPFLIKPNREELEEIIGEPLNGTDKIVRACKKLQTLGACNILVSMGGDGAILLSEEGSVYQSAAPKGKVVNTVGAGDSMVAGFLAGYLKSANLLEAFQTGIAAGSASAFSENLATGKEVAALLKTIKG
- a CDS encoding PTS sugar transporter subunit IIA, giving the protein MFFKKSAKKPELLMKRNIVLNCVAQNKEDAIRRAGQLLFDSGYVSEPYIGGMLAREKKLSTCIGNSISIPHGESEVRKEILFSGLVVMVYPEGISWDSETVYLVVGIAAIGDEHLEILRNIVEKLDTQEAVEALVQSENVDKIYNLFSGC
- a CDS encoding DNA glycosylase: MVHRTDSFDLAQTLDCGQCFRWEKQADGSYTGVAFGRILNISEENREQVLLDAFWRNYFDLPLDYGKIRDDLSAGDATLAKAAKFAPGMRILNQEPWEALCSFIFSQNNNIPRIKGIVSRFCAKFGQEIGDGYFAFPKAENTARLCETDLADIRSGFRAKYILSAAQKVAMGEIDLEVLKTVPLADARDRLMTIHGVGPKVADCTLLYGLHRLEAFPMDVWMKRAMHTLFPGREPESFGRYAGIAQQYIFHYSRNNPNLFETDH
- a CDS encoding HPr family phosphocarrier protein, with amino-acid sequence MKEFRYVIQDNEGIHARPAGLLVLEAQKHSSEVTIAKSNKTGNAKKLFSVMSLAAKKGEEVTVTVEGSDEEQTVKIMQAFFKQNL
- a CDS encoding PTS mannitol transporter subunit IICBA: MKEKIQSFGRFLSGMVMPNIGAFIAWGLITAMFIKTGWTPNDKLATLVDPMLKYLLPLLIGYTGGRMVGGQRGAVVGAIASIGVIIGADIPMFLGVMIMGPLGGYIIKQFDKLIQGKVKAGFEMLVDNFSAGIIGGILAIISFLLINPLCVALTAGMAAGVDFFVKAGLLPLAQIFIEPAKVLFLNNAINHGILTPLGIEQAGQMGKSIFFMLEANPGPGLGLLLAYCIAGKGSAKSSAPGAVIIHFLGGIHEIYFPYVMMNPILILAVIAGGITGSFVEGILGAGLVAAASPGSIIAFLLMTPRGGFAGTILGVTCAAAVSFAVSFVLLKATAKEEDGLEEAKDKVKAMKGGNFGKKPAVLRKVNVSKIVFACDAGMGSSAMGATVLGKKIREAGLDIQVVHSSIEDIPRDAQIVVTHHELMARVQKAVPNAQLITITNFMAAPEYDELVNQLGSLASVI
- a CDS encoding zinc-binding dehydrogenase, producing the protein MKTKAVRMYGADDLRLKEFELPEIKDDEILVKVVSDSICMSTYKLVKQGKKHKRAPQNIDTNPVIIGHEFAGDIVKVGAKWQSEFKAGEKFAQQPALNYKGSLNSPGYSYEYFGGDCTYCIIPHEVMELGCLLHYSGPSYFEASLGEPMSCIIGGFHSNYHTNKLNYDHASGVKENGTVLIVGGAGPMGLGAVEYAICLEKKPQLVVVTDVSEDRISRAEKVVPVSKAAGLGVTLKYVNPEKLENQFEDLKALTGGTGFDDIFVMAPIRPLVELADSLLAFDGCLNFFAGPTDNKFSASINMYNTHYISTHIMGSTGGNTADLIEALDLSASGEINPSVMVTHVGGIDCVADTTENLPSIPGGKKLIYTHISMPLTAIEDFRVLGEKDDLFKKLADSCEKHNGLWNSEAEHILFEHYGLND
- a CDS encoding BglG family transcription antiterminator translates to MTFTPRLNHLFRILLKNTEPVSVSELASLLNTSKRTLFRDMENVDSLLRSFNLRINAKSGVGIRLEGSENDRANLAQVLLSADEPESMDKENRRKRLVLEILKNQSVQKLYYYSNLFKVSEGTISNDMDVIADWFKKNDLDLSRRQGYGVALDGTEEAYRRALSQFIYENISRDEFWEASAGADGKSAEKIDIYPLLDIKIFNQVVAALKTIPSKKLERMTESSRIRLVIYLSIAVKRIIKQKTISMETDTIQKLKADEDYTLTDTIANKLEQSFQFKICDEERAYIFINIKSAKQKYIDKTQDDDFYIDHYELIRMIYRMIDRFDPEIAEELKTDEVLLSGLIVHLDPTLIRLKHNMAIQNNMLEQIRNMYPDIFEKSKNAAQVIWESCGFAVPDTETGYLATHFGAAVMRLKERKIRRKVVSIGVVCASGIGISYLMSSRIKNTFKADVLVRTYAQEDLAAGSLSDIDILVSSFPLKDFPCSYLLVSPLPTEEDLEKIRKEINRCAYVETGQIPAERKSGDFASQLHETWDMAESIQSVLTQFEVSYIDENTNFAELVEQASRRFGISNEARGMIFSDLLAREKISSQVVESYQFALLHAKTGGVIKPVFAVILPNHPPFSSEYLKGAELAVIMLIPKGSEGKQHSQMMGKLSSALIEDEDFLIALKSGDREASYTKIQEILEGYFAQKIKELYP